A genomic region of Campylobacter corcagiensis contains the following coding sequences:
- a CDS encoding adenine-specific methyltransferase EcoRI family protein — MSQILDFQNRNSKSWMDGKEKKPNIYFMRAKFEVDDEFYTSYHEIRKEMEDYEEYFKNKIIICPCNDGFRSNFYHFFNLNFQKLELKKLITTTFNLNDPKAKGTKIEVTENGITETELQGRGDFRSDEVKELIKQADIIVTNPPFSLFRDIIEIAIEENKQFLIVGGTYSITYKKIFELYKQGKIWLGNNQVQIFTRPNGTKKRFSNISWFTNLKSVKHLEPIKLTKKYRYNEDKYPEYDNYKIIEVTNYKNIPIDYYGVIGVPLTFFLRHNPAQFKILGCDFEIKDLYPELVKWDYKENNTRSAVLNGQEMFTRIIIQRKSGLKPRAMLKNQI, encoded by the coding sequence ATGAGTCAAATTTTAGATTTTCAAAACAGAAATAGCAAAAGTTGGATGGATGGTAAAGAAAAAAAGCCAAATATCTACTTTATGAGAGCAAAATTTGAAGTAGATGATGAGTTTTATACAAGCTACCACGAAATAAGAAAAGAGATGGAAGACTACGAAGAATACTTCAAAAATAAAATTATAATATGCCCTTGCAACGATGGGTTTAGAAGTAACTTTTATCATTTTTTTAATTTAAATTTTCAAAAACTAGAATTAAAAAAGTTAATAACTACAACTTTTAATCTAAATGACCCAAAAGCAAAAGGAACAAAAATAGAAGTCACTGAAAATGGAATAACAGAGACAGAGTTGCAAGGGCGTGGAGATTTTAGAAGTGATGAAGTAAAAGAATTAATAAAACAAGCAGATATTATAGTTACAAATCCACCGTTTTCACTTTTTAGAGACATCATAGAAATAGCCATAGAAGAAAATAAGCAATTTTTAATTGTAGGCGGAACATACTCAATAACATATAAAAAGATATTTGAGCTATACAAACAAGGTAAAATTTGGCTAGGAAATAATCAAGTACAAATTTTTACACGACCAAATGGTACAAAAAAGAGATTTTCCAATATAAGCTGGTTTACAAATTTAAAGAGTGTAAAACACTTAGAGCCGATAAAACTAACTAAAAAATATAGATACAATGAAGATAAATATCCTGAATACGATAATTATAAAATTATAGAAGTAACAAATTATAAAAATATACCAATTGATTACTATGGAGTAATAGGCGTACCACTTACATTTTTTTTAAGACACAATCCAGCTCAATTCAAAATATTAGGCTGTGATTTTGAAATAAAAGACTTATATCCTGAACTAGTAAAATGGGATTATAAAGAAAATAACACAAGATCAGCTGTTCTAAATGGACAAGAGATGTTTACTAGGATTATAATTCAAAGAAAAAGTGGTTTAAAGCCAAGAGCTATGCTAAAAAATCAAATTTAA
- a CDS encoding type IA DNA topoisomerase: MQNTIIIIESPNKCDKIAKITGAKVYATQGHFKTLSKKIVKDYQSYEPIFEFKDGSAKNRMNIVFNDCKGKDVIIATDPDREGYGIGYMVYEVIKNIAKSIKRAEFHEITESGIKKGLDKAVPFANSNLKEFDSFKARAVGDKLVGFIMSPKYINKLNDKNMSVGRVQTPALALVVKRELEIKDFEANPASKQISYKIKAKLKTKDGVEFIATNDNIFPNKEEAETKIEELNTSTAKVYQIDTKQSQIKPPAPLRTSQLQELANKKLGFSSDKTMGLAQKLFEKGLITYHRTDSNTISDEFINEVNAKFKDQEWYEKREYKAGAQSQAEAHEAIRISHVHEYGEINEITAKENASDDEKVLYELIYLNSIQSQAKNAINENTTYDISIKTLSFKTKTSKCIYKGFKGALKEEIEDDEDKDKETLEIALNLKQGDELEIVGFELGEVKKQAPQRYKESNFISLLEKAGIGRPSTYATFLPILLRRDYIEIQKKGKNANIVATNKGINFIQTIMNDDEWISQSEFTKQMESVLDEISDGKVGYLDFMKPLHEKMGFEEPSSGETKPPSEKQLQWAKNLATNLNIELPKDIEKSWKICSEFIDKNKDKDIRPPSEKQLALAKKLAENNNVELPKDVEKNVKECSKFIDKYIKKK, from the coding sequence ATGCAAAACACAATAATTATAATTGAAAGCCCAAATAAGTGCGATAAAATAGCAAAAATTACAGGTGCAAAAGTTTATGCCACACAAGGGCATTTTAAGACTTTATCAAAAAAGATAGTAAAAGATTATCAAAGTTATGAGCCAATTTTTGAATTTAAAGATGGCAGTGCTAAAAATAGAATGAATATAGTTTTTAATGATTGTAAAGGCAAAGATGTAATTATTGCAACAGATCCTGATAGAGAGGGCTATGGCATAGGTTATATGGTTTATGAAGTTATTAAAAACATAGCAAAAAGCATTAAAAGGGCAGAATTTCATGAGATAACAGAAAGTGGAATTAAAAAAGGACTTGATAAAGCTGTGCCATTTGCAAACTCAAATTTAAAAGAATTTGATAGCTTTAAGGCAAGAGCAGTTGGAGATAAGCTTGTTGGCTTTATAATGAGTCCAAAATACATAAACAAACTAAATGATAAAAATATGAGTGTAGGAAGAGTTCAAACTCCAGCACTTGCATTGGTGGTAAAAAGAGAGTTGGAAATTAAAGATTTTGAAGCAAATCCAGCCTCAAAACAAATAAGCTATAAAATTAAAGCAAAACTAAAAACAAAAGATGGTGTAGAGTTTATAGCAACGAATGATAACATCTTTCCAAACAAAGAAGAAGCAGAGACAAAAATAGAAGAATTAAACACAAGCACCGCAAAAGTATATCAAATAGATACAAAACAGAGCCAAATAAAGCCACCAGCACCGCTAAGGACTAGCCAATTACAAGAATTGGCAAATAAAAAGTTAGGTTTTAGTTCTGATAAAACAATGGGACTAGCTCAAAAATTATTTGAAAAAGGATTAATTACATATCATAGGACAGATAGCAATACAATATCTGATGAATTTATAAATGAAGTAAATGCTAAATTTAAAGATCAAGAGTGGTATGAAAAAAGGGAGTATAAAGCAGGAGCTCAAAGCCAAGCCGAAGCTCACGAAGCTATAAGAATATCACATGTGCATGAGTATGGTGAAATTAATGAGATAACAGCCAAAGAAAATGCGAGTGATGATGAAAAGGTGTTATATGAGTTAATTTATCTAAATTCAATACAAAGTCAAGCAAAAAATGCAATTAATGAAAATACTACCTACGATATAAGCATAAAAACATTAAGTTTTAAAACAAAAACAAGTAAATGCATTTATAAGGGCTTTAAAGGGGCTTTAAAAGAAGAAATAGAAGATGATGAAGACAAAGACAAGGAAACACTAGAAATAGCCTTAAATTTAAAGCAAGGCGATGAATTAGAGATAGTAGGCTTTGAACTTGGAGAAGTTAAAAAACAAGCACCACAACGATACAAAGAAAGCAATTTTATCTCCCTTTTAGAAAAGGCAGGTATCGGAAGACCTAGTACATATGCTACATTTTTACCGATTTTACTAAGAAGAGATTATATAGAAATTCAAAAAAAGGGAAAAAATGCAAATATAGTGGCAACGAATAAGGGTATAAATTTTATTCAAACTATAATGAACGATGATGAGTGGATATCTCAAAGCGAATTCACAAAACAAATGGAAAGTGTGCTAGATGAAATAAGCGATGGAAAAGTTGGATATTTAGATTTTATGAAGCCACTACATGAAAAAATGGGGTTTGAAGAACCAAGCAGTGGAGAAACTAAACCACCAAGCGAAAAACAACTACAATGGGCTAAAAATCTAGCTACAAATTTAAACATAGAACTACCAAAAGATATAGAAAAGAGTTGGAAAATATGTTCTGAATTTATAGACAAAAATAAAGATAAAGATATTCGTCCACCAAGCGAAAAACAACTTGCATTAGCAAAAAAGTTGGCAGAAAATAACAATGTTGAGCTTCCAAAAGATGTAGAAAAAAATGTTAAAGAGTGCTCTAAATTTATAGATAAATATATAAAGAAAAAATAA
- a CDS encoding ArdC-like ssDNA-binding domain-containing protein, whose translation MANAKRKSWEEMTNAEKKESFDKHAKYKLFEAHKTGKADWQKNMTKEEVDNTIPYNASTGKTYSRETSMLLRAEMAIKGYEKAQFVTMEQGNMMGGTLKYKVDEQTGEIQKTKNGKDARVEGVKMLYIADYEMRPKLDENGKEIKAFVKDKAGNEVISKQTGKPIEYTVKEKIPIKPRLETKTLYHVSQFDDLDKTKIKERDLNAIQNYREQAKTQPYEIKVDYGKNLGISGNLEKQLNHLTIAQNKGIDYYNPAQLDMSKEKPKTRAKKQDKGMER comes from the coding sequence ATGGCAAATGCAAAAAGAAAAAGCTGGGAAGAAATGACCAATGCTGAAAAAAAAGAGAGTTTTGATAAACATGCAAAATATAAGCTATTTGAAGCACATAAAACTGGAAAAGCTGATTGGCAAAAGAATATGACCAAAGAAGAAGTTGATAACACAATACCTTACAACGCTTCAACAGGCAAAACATATTCAAGAGAGACCAGTATGCTTTTAAGAGCTGAAATGGCAATAAAGGGATATGAAAAAGCTCAGTTTGTGACTATGGAACAAGGTAACATGATGGGTGGAACATTAAAGTACAAAGTTGACGAACAAACTGGGGAAATTCAAAAGACTAAAAATGGTAAAGACGCAAGAGTTGAAGGTGTTAAAATGCTATATATTGCTGATTATGAAATGAGACCAAAACTTGACGAGAATGGTAAAGAAATAAAAGCATTTGTAAAAGATAAGGCTGGAAACGAAGTAATCAGCAAACAAACTGGTAAGCCAATAGAGTATACAGTAAAGGAAAAAATTCCAATAAAGCCAAGATTGGAAACCAAAACTCTTTACCATGTAAGTCAGTTTGATGATTTGGATAAAACAAAAATCAAAGAAAGAGATTTAAATGCAATCCAAAATTATAGAGAACAAGCCAAAACCCAACCGTATGAAATAAAAGTTGATTATGGTAAAAATCTAGGAATAAGTGGAAATTTAGAAAAACAACTAAATCACTTAACCATAGCACAAAATAAAGGCATTGATTACTACAATCCAGCACAACTAGACATGTCAAAAGAAAAGCCAAAAACAAGGGCTAAAAAGCAAGATAAAGGCATGGAAAGATAA
- a CDS encoding type IV secretion system protein — protein MANEVSKDLLTDSNWINKTQDVMQENVMGLFDKFYQGAHDIVYSSGVTTIIILIIIWWLLDKLKHGYPTREETFGAIKYTISLCFIFAALSSFNAYTGILYLLTIPENIVTAVVSSIYQSQDFGEIVTESMNRVDKLRAMMWDYGTSEYLQDSAWDFGIFKVNSPADYLMAGVVTVFLMIPFWIFYIIFFILLIGITIVIFFSKFTAFLIMSTLPLVIPFLIFTRFRPYLWSWYKLYLSYAFIAPLAFIALNLAMNPITNLEKFESNIAELFLKQYEYLITGGITCITAIFILKRIPSWINAVLGTQMESGAGGVTGGVVAGAVAGKTALGGIANKAVGGSFIGGALSSFGRATGGRTLGRIGKTGIDAGVNAGKDIGKIYKTFRGGYATP, from the coding sequence ATGGCAAATGAAGTATCAAAAGATCTACTTACCGACAGCAACTGGATAAATAAAACCCAAGATGTTATGCAAGAAAATGTAATGGGGTTATTTGATAAATTTTATCAAGGGGCTCACGATATAGTATATTCATCTGGTGTTACAACAATAATTATATTAATTATAATATGGTGGCTATTAGATAAACTTAAGCACGGCTACCCAACAAGAGAAGAGACATTTGGTGCAATAAAATACACAATATCGCTTTGTTTTATTTTTGCTGCACTTAGCTCATTTAATGCATATACTGGGATTTTATATCTTTTAACAATTCCTGAAAATATTGTAACTGCAGTAGTTAGTTCAATTTATCAAAGTCAAGACTTTGGAGAGATAGTAACAGAGTCCATGAATAGAGTAGATAAATTAAGAGCTATGATGTGGGATTATGGAACATCAGAATACTTGCAAGATTCTGCTTGGGATTTTGGTATCTTTAAAGTAAATAGCCCAGCAGATTATTTAATGGCAGGTGTAGTAACAGTATTTTTAATGATACCGTTTTGGATATTTTATATAATATTTTTTATTCTTTTAATTGGAATTACAATAGTTATATTTTTTAGTAAATTTACAGCATTTTTAATAATGTCAACACTTCCTTTGGTTATTCCATTTTTAATCTTTACAAGATTTAGACCATATCTATGGAGCTGGTATAAGCTTTATTTATCATATGCTTTTATTGCACCACTTGCATTTATTGCTTTAAATTTAGCAATGAATCCAATCACTAATTTAGAAAAATTTGAAAGCAATATCGCAGAGCTATTTTTAAAGCAATATGAGTATTTAATTACAGGTGGGATTACTTGCATAACTGCAATATTCATACTAAAGCGAATACCAAGTTGGATTAATGCAGTTCTTGGAACACAGATGGAAAGTGGAGCTGGTGGAGTAACTGGTGGAGTAGTAGCTGGAGCTGTAGCTGGAAAAACAGCACTTGGTGGAATAGCCAACAAGGCAGTAGGCGGAAGTTTTATAGGTGGAGCATTAAGTAGCTTTGGTAGAGCAACTGGTGGAAGAACTTTAGGACGAATAGGAAAAACAGGAATTGATGCAGGTGTCAATGCAGGAAAAGATATAGGAAAAATTTATAAAACATTTAGGGGCGGATACGCCACACCATAA
- a CDS encoding type IV secretory system conjugative DNA transfer family protein — MDEQKFSTKKWIVIFITSIIMGIVVYLAMVKIIFNPDLKYVPIVALKILNNIGEPMLKLKAYVALSMLIAPFLICVVWWMMPYLTDNENYGSARFATPNDFEKMKINYDKGLVLGCMDIKSENPKFIRATQPLSTLVVAPPGSGKTAGMIIPNLLSVENSCLVLDIKGELYENTAGYRQKYFNNEIQLFSPFSWDNTLFFNPFDNSIVKDMQYIHIKKLAEQIASTIFVGEKGKENDHWVVSAKTMFVFFAEYFMQKNKHTTLAQLAQAPKADYYDYLDEKFGEEAMKEIDEDDPTKDRERDYDVDTFKIWLKQTSFDESIDETTRNQARAYSKAAENEFASIKSTYDTFMKVFSNPQVASATSKMSFAFEDLREKRLSMYVVVQTEDMEILAPLIRIFIETLFKKLMSGQENKDPNKFIYCFLDEFVRFGKMPFLLEAPALCRSYGLLPVFVTQSYEQIKKYYGEDDMNIVRNNSGYQVIFNMNSDKDAEDTSKLIGDYTNIKISKSQGNMDLFKSSISKSKEGKKLVTAQDLKNQDSSDILILVKSFFKLPIKAKVPYWFLIKQWDGADGIKVVQTNQETPQEESKNESTKKEETEKETISSQNEEVAQNKPTQVDEKKCKEMSY, encoded by the coding sequence ATGCTTAAATTAAAAGCATATGTTGCACTCTCAATGTTGATAGCTCCGTTTTTAATATGCGTGGTATGGTGGATGATGCCATATTTAACAGACAATGAAAACTACGGCTCAGCTAGATTTGCTACACCAAATGACTTCGAAAAAATGAAAATAAACTATGATAAAGGGCTAGTGCTTGGATGTATGGATATAAAAAGTGAAAATCCTAAATTTATAAGAGCAACCCAGCCTCTATCAACACTAGTAGTCGCACCTCCTGGTTCAGGTAAAACTGCAGGTATGATTATTCCGAATTTATTAAGTGTTGAAAATTCATGCTTGGTACTTGATATTAAAGGCGAGTTATATGAAAACACAGCTGGGTATAGACAAAAATACTTTAATAACGAAATTCAGCTTTTCTCCCCTTTTAGTTGGGATAATACACTATTTTTTAATCCATTTGATAACTCAATTGTAAAAGATATGCAATACATCCATATAAAAAAATTAGCAGAGCAAATAGCATCTACAATCTTCGTAGGAGAAAAAGGGAAAGAAAATGATCACTGGGTAGTATCTGCAAAAACCATGTTTGTATTTTTTGCTGAGTATTTTATGCAAAAAAATAAGCATACCACACTAGCCCAACTCGCACAAGCTCCAAAAGCTGATTATTATGATTATCTTGACGAAAAGTTTGGCGAAGAAGCCATGAAAGAAATAGATGAAGATGATCCAACAAAAGATAGAGAGCGAGATTATGATGTAGATACCTTTAAAATTTGGTTAAAGCAAACTAGCTTCGATGAAAGCATAGATGAAACCACAAGAAATCAAGCAAGAGCTTATTCAAAAGCTGCAGAAAATGAGTTTGCTAGTATTAAATCAACATATGACACATTTATGAAAGTTTTTAGTAATCCACAAGTAGCAAGTGCAACAAGTAAGATGAGTTTTGCCTTTGAAGATTTAAGAGAAAAAAGGCTTTCAATGTATGTTGTAGTTCAAACAGAAGATATGGAAATCTTAGCTCCATTAATTAGAATTTTTATAGAAACACTATTTAAAAAATTAATGAGTGGACAAGAAAATAAAGATCCTAATAAATTTATATACTGCTTTTTAGATGAATTTGTAAGATTTGGAAAAATGCCATTTTTACTAGAAGCACCTGCACTATGCAGAAGCTATGGATTACTTCCAGTATTTGTAACTCAAAGCTATGAACAAATCAAAAAATATTACGGCGAAGATGATATGAACATCGTAAGAAACAATAGTGGATATCAAGTTATTTTTAATATGAATAGTGATAAAGATGCAGAAGATACAAGTAAATTAATAGGCGATTATACTAATATAAAAATTAGCAAATCTCAAGGAAATATGGATCTGTTTAAAAGTAGTATTTCAAAAAGCAAAGAAGGTAAAAAGCTGGTTACAGCCCAAGACTTAAAAAATCAAGATAGTAGCGATATTTTAATACTGGTAAAAAGCTTTTTTAAACTCCCAATAAAAGCAAAAGTTCCTTATTGGTTTTTGATAAAACAATGGGATGGAGCTGATGGGATAAAAGTAGTCCAAACAAATCAAGAAACGCCACAAGAAGAAAGCAAAAACGAATCAACCAAAAAAGAAGAGACAGAAAAAGAAACCATAAGCTCACAAAACGAAGAAGTAGCACAAAATAAGCCAACCCAAGTAGATGAAAAAAAGTGCAAAGAGATGAGCTATTAA
- a CDS encoding DUF4406 domain-containing protein: protein MRIYIASPYEAMLKKGFSLDEVINEAKKGIKKAKNRFSGDDYIFFSPVIEFGKEHKDMPRDEVMNLCFKELSMCNIIYIPNLIQSKNSDGIKAEMEYAKNNSIKIISEI, encoded by the coding sequence ATGCGAATTTATATAGCCTCACCTTACGAAGCAATGCTAAAAAAAGGTTTTAGCCTAGATGAAGTTATAAATGAAGCCAAAAAAGGGATAAAAAAGGCAAAGAATAGATTTAGTGGTGATGATTATATATTTTTTAGTCCAGTGATTGAATTTGGTAAAGAGCATAAGGATATGCCAAGAGATGAAGTGATGAATTTATGCTTTAAAGAATTAAGTATGTGCAACATCATATATATACCAAATTTAATACAAAGTAAAAATAGCGATGGTATAAAAGCTGAGATGGAGTATGCAAAGAATAATAGCATAAAAATAATAAGTGAAATTTAG